In Bacteroidota bacterium, the following are encoded in one genomic region:
- a CDS encoding carbohydrate binding family 9 domain-containing protein, translating into MWRCVTLLGIAYALSHPASGQIVATRINGAIVLDGRIQEAAWEGVQPLTGFRQNNPQDGAEPTERTELRVGFDERYLYVAFVCFDSEPEAIIANALERDAELNQDDHVTIVLDTYLTRLSGLGFSTNPNGVRRDFAIFNDAAERIPLDPNWNTFWDVATARGDWGWSAEFRIPLSSLRYQVQNGQARMGFIASRMIRRKSELALLPHIGREFRNAQWRVSQAADLILPLDRPSRPPFYLTPYALGGYGQDARPAGLGYRMDPRWVRNVGLDAKYGLSSNLTLDLTANTDFAQVEVDDQQINLSRFSIFIPEKRDFFLEYASLFNVGFLFRVGQQQNRLFYSRSIGIEQGQQVPILGGARLTGRVGDWEIGLIEMQTGAVRKADLNVGSRNFGVLRLKRRVWNENSFLGLLWTSRLDLDSRSWDATYALDGLLRYSGTHYLSFLAAQTRNTVEGRPQAPGWDNALVHISLEDRRNSGFTYNAMLSYVGDSFEPRLGFLVRRGYYRAAGEFSQYFFQPASSPVRNFMLNFDPTFFWNTRGQLETAEITLGWATDTKTGAHIHPMLQYTFDRVPRAFLIYAPKNIRIPAGRYRFWTLDFHGFLGGASRLSGNWRINVGSYYGGWRWSSSLSPSWVLNRHLVLGLQHNLGYADLPGGAFTTQVLRLRAQYAFNAQWTAKAFVQYTSALRTVDVNFRLRFTPREGVNLYVVYNETLNTERGRTSPALPWTNSRALMLKYSYTFGW; encoded by the coding sequence ATGTGGCGATGTGTGACTCTTCTGGGGATCGCCTATGCGCTTTCCCATCCTGCTAGCGGGCAGATCGTAGCCACTCGGATCAACGGGGCCATCGTGCTCGACGGACGGATACAAGAAGCCGCTTGGGAGGGCGTACAGCCCCTTACGGGGTTTCGTCAAAACAACCCCCAAGATGGGGCCGAGCCGACGGAACGCACCGAGCTGCGAGTCGGCTTTGACGAGCGCTACCTGTACGTGGCCTTCGTTTGCTTCGATTCCGAGCCGGAGGCGATCATCGCAAACGCGCTGGAGCGAGATGCGGAGCTCAACCAGGATGATCACGTCACAATCGTGCTGGACACGTACTTGACCCGGCTAAGCGGCCTTGGCTTCAGCACCAACCCCAACGGAGTGCGTCGGGACTTTGCGATCTTCAACGATGCGGCCGAGCGCATACCGCTGGATCCGAACTGGAACACATTCTGGGACGTGGCCACGGCGCGGGGCGATTGGGGGTGGTCGGCTGAGTTCCGGATCCCTCTTTCCAGCCTCCGCTATCAGGTGCAAAACGGCCAGGCCCGTATGGGCTTTATCGCCTCGCGCATGATCCGGCGCAAAAGCGAACTCGCATTGCTGCCCCATATCGGACGCGAATTTCGCAACGCGCAGTGGCGCGTCTCCCAAGCCGCGGACCTTATCTTGCCCCTGGATCGGCCCTCTCGCCCTCCGTTTTACCTCACCCCTTACGCCTTGGGCGGATACGGACAAGATGCCCGCCCGGCGGGGCTCGGCTACCGCATGGATCCCCGGTGGGTGCGCAACGTGGGCCTGGACGCGAAATACGGGCTTTCCTCCAACCTTACGCTCGATCTTACGGCTAACACGGATTTTGCTCAGGTGGAAGTGGACGACCAGCAGATCAATCTAAGCCGGTTTTCCATCTTCATTCCGGAAAAACGGGACTTTTTCCTGGAGTACGCCAGCCTCTTCAACGTAGGGTTTTTGTTTCGAGTCGGCCAACAGCAAAACCGGCTCTTCTATAGCCGCAGCATCGGCATCGAGCAGGGGCAGCAGGTACCCATCCTGGGCGGAGCGCGCCTGACGGGCCGCGTAGGCGACTGGGAAATAGGGCTTATCGAGATGCAGACCGGAGCCGTGCGCAAAGCGGATCTTAATGTGGGCTCGCGCAACTTCGGTGTGCTCCGGCTCAAACGCCGGGTGTGGAACGAAAACTCCTTCTTGGGCCTGCTTTGGACCTCGCGCTTGGATCTGGATAGCCGCTCTTGGGATGCGACTTACGCCCTAGATGGGCTGCTGCGCTACTCAGGCACGCACTACCTATCGTTCCTGGCGGCGCAGACGCGCAACACCGTAGAGGGGCGTCCTCAGGCGCCCGGCTGGGACAATGCGCTCGTGCACATAAGCTTAGAGGACCGCCGCAACAGCGGCTTTACCTATAACGCCATGCTCAGCTACGTCGGCGACAGCTTTGAACCCCGCTTAGGGTTCTTGGTGCGTCGAGGCTACTACCGGGCCGCGGGGGAGTTCTCCCAGTACTTCTTCCAGCCCGCCTCATCGCCCGTGCGCAACTTCATGCTCAACTTCGATCCGACGTTCTTTTGGAACACACGCGGACAGCTTGAAACGGCCGAGATCACCCTTGGCTGGGCCACGGACACCAAAACAGGTGCCCATATTCACCCCATGCTCCAGTACACCTTCGATAGGGTGCCCCGAGCCTTCCTTATCTACGCCCCCAAGAACATCCGCATCCCGGCGGGTCGGTATCGATTCTGGACCCTCGACTTTCATGGCTTTCTGGGGGGCGCAAGCCGGCTTTCGGGAAATTGGCGCATCAATGTCGGCTCTTACTACGGTGGATGGCGCTGGTCCAGCAGCCTGTCGCCCTCTTGGGTCCTGAACCGCCATCTTGTCCTGGGCCTGCAGCACAACCTGGGCTATGCCGACCTGCCCGGAGGGGCGTTTACCACCCAAGTTTTGCGCCTGCGGGCGCAATACGCCTTTAACGCCCAATGGACGGCCAAGGCCTTTGTGCAATACACCTCGGCTCTGCGTACGGTGGACGTAAACTTTCGACTTCGCTTTACCCCGCGCGAAGGGGTAAACCTGTACGTGGTCTATAACGAGACGCTCAACACCGAGCGCGGGCGCACCAGCCCGGCCCTGCCCTGGACGAATAGCCGCGCTCTGATGCTCAAATACAGCTACACATTCGGATGGTGA
- the tmk gene encoding dTMP kinase, translated as MSVSGCLISVEGLDGSGKSTLLAALQKRLERLGLGVLALRDPGGTDLAERIRQLLLEPKGQISPTVELFLFLAARADLTFRRIRPALAEGRWVLLDRFSDSTMAYQAFGRGVVGPERCAELNDLATGGLKPDLTLWLDAPLKVALARKRGQMADRIEQAEEAFYERVQAGYRWIWEREPDRVVRLRAEEPFEIVLEAAWEVVRGRFVCAHFR; from the coding sequence GTGTCCGTGTCGGGATGCCTGATCAGCGTCGAGGGCCTTGATGGATCCGGTAAAAGTACGCTTCTGGCCGCGCTCCAGAAGCGTCTAGAGCGTCTGGGCCTTGGGGTGCTCGCGTTGCGGGATCCGGGGGGCACGGATCTAGCCGAGCGCATACGCCAGCTCTTGCTGGAACCTAAGGGCCAGATAAGCCCTACGGTAGAGCTGTTTCTGTTTTTGGCCGCGCGAGCGGACCTCACCTTCCGTCGCATTCGACCCGCCCTGGCCGAGGGCCGCTGGGTGCTCTTGGATCGCTTCTCGGATTCCACCATGGCGTATCAAGCGTTTGGTCGGGGGGTCGTGGGACCAGAGCGCTGTGCAGAGCTTAACGATTTGGCCACCGGCGGGCTTAAACCGGATCTCACCCTATGGTTAGATGCGCCTCTTAAGGTGGCGTTGGCGCGCAAGCGGGGCCAGATGGCCGATCGAATTGAACAGGCCGAGGAGGCCTTCTACGAACGCGTGCAGGCCGGCTATCGTTGGATCTGGGAGCGCGAGCCGGATCGAGTTGTGCGCCTTCGGGCCGAGGAGCCTTTCGAAATCGTCCTGGAAGCCGCTTGGGAGGTCGTGAGGGGGCGCTTCGTATGTGCGCATTTTCGATGA
- a CDS encoding transcriptional repressor, giving the protein MKRSSYPEAFLREVREIFRTYIQRKNLRQTPERFAVLEEVYAIDGHFDADELFLRLRQKGSTVSRATVYNTLELLRECNLVTRHQFGRNQAKYERSYGYRQHDHLICLDCGQVLEFCDPRLQDIQQLVEEVYHFEVTHHSLELYGHCRRENCPNRPSAQPPTG; this is encoded by the coding sequence ATGAAACGCTCCTCGTATCCAGAGGCGTTCTTGCGCGAGGTTCGGGAGATTTTTCGGACCTACATTCAACGCAAAAACCTGCGGCAGACTCCGGAACGCTTTGCCGTGCTGGAGGAGGTGTACGCCATCGACGGTCACTTCGACGCCGATGAGCTCTTCCTGCGGCTTCGGCAAAAGGGCAGTACCGTGTCCCGAGCCACGGTCTATAACACGCTAGAGTTGCTTCGGGAGTGTAACCTCGTCACCCGGCATCAGTTCGGCCGCAACCAAGCCAAGTACGAGCGCTCCTATGGATATCGGCAGCATGACCACTTGATCTGTCTAGATTGCGGACAGGTGCTGGAGTTCTGCGATCCGCGGCTGCAGGATATCCAGCAGCTCGTAGAGGAGGTGTATCATTTCGAGGTGACGCATCATTCGCTGGAACTTTATGGACACTGCCGTCGTGAGAATTGCCCGAATCGGCCCTCTGCCCAACCCCCTACCGGCTGA
- a CDS encoding ferrous iron transport protein A, which produces MVPLAECIVGSQVQVIRIADDRYGTRLRELGLAEGERMAVLRGPDPILVCVRDARLAIGRRLAHAVWVMPLQ; this is translated from the coding sequence ATGGTGCCGCTTGCCGAGTGTATCGTGGGAAGCCAGGTGCAGGTCATCCGAATCGCCGATGACCGATATGGGACGCGGTTGCGCGAGCTGGGGCTCGCAGAGGGGGAGCGTATGGCGGTGCTGCGAGGGCCCGATCCCATCCTGGTATGCGTTCGGGATGCCCGGCTGGCCATAGGCCGGCGGCTGGCTCACGCCGTCTGGGTGATGCCGCTTCAGTAA
- a CDS encoding ferrous iron transport protein A, with product MRVSHTVLARLRPGMRAVVRRLRPEATVRLLEMGLLEGTEVQVVRFAPLGDPMEIRVRGYLLSIRRREAEAVEVELCT from the coding sequence ATGCGCGTCTCCCATACTGTGTTAGCCCGTCTGAGACCCGGCATGCGCGCCGTGGTGCGGCGTCTGCGCCCGGAGGCCACCGTGCGGCTTTTGGAGATGGGGCTGCTTGAGGGAACGGAGGTCCAGGTGGTGCGCTTCGCCCCACTTGGGGATCCCATGGAGATCCGCGTGCGCGGCTATTTGTTGTCCATTCGCCGGCGCGAGGCGGAGGCCGTAGAGGTGGAGCTCTGTACATGA
- the feoB gene encoding ferrous iron transport protein B translates to MTPPPTVRAEARTVRAILVGNPNSGKSSLFNALTGLRQKVGNYPGVTVERRSGWFRLSDGTTVELLDLPGMYSLNPKSLDEQIAYETAIGASPEEPVLPDLALIIVDASNLERNLYLATQVLDLQIPAVIALNMLDVAASKGIKVYPQVLQERLGVPVVPIRADKGRGIAELRRAIEELLRQSRPAPSQWRPPEPVEAACRQIDREWFDPYTALDERVHVAESLRVLTDDHALERWARRPQGERLRALVHQARAVLEQAGLDWRSVEAAYRYRWLEELAQAATERVRTVSETITDRLDRVLVHPFWGPVLFVALLALIFQAIFSWAEYPMQGIEALVGWAQERARAHLPGPWLASLVADGILAGFGAVVTFLPQIMVLFFFIGLLEDSGYMARAAFIMDRFMSRLGLHGRSVVPLMSGFACAIPAIMATRTIENWRDRLITILVVPLMSCSARLPVYTLMIGAFIPEKRIAGLFSAAGLTLLGIYLLGIVMALLAAWIMKRLIAREQAPVFILELPPYKLPSLKHVLWQMGDRAQAFVVQAGPIIVAISILLWFLASFPVSEELQQRYAQLKAQAPTEEARLNLERQQAAEQLEQSFAGRLGRLIEPVIEPLGFDWKIGIALITSFAAREVFVSTMATIYSVGEADENSLTLRQQLREAQDPATGLPAYDWLVGLCVMVFFALACQCMSTVAVVRRETGSWKWPLLLLLYMNVLAYVVTLLVYQIGRVLGA, encoded by the coding sequence ATGACTCCTCCTCCAACCGTGCGCGCCGAGGCCCGCACGGTGCGGGCCATCTTGGTGGGCAACCCCAATTCTGGAAAGTCCTCTCTCTTCAACGCCCTTACGGGCCTGCGGCAGAAGGTCGGCAATTACCCCGGGGTGACCGTGGAACGCCGCTCGGGCTGGTTTCGGCTCTCCGATGGCACCACGGTTGAGTTGCTCGATCTGCCCGGGATGTACAGCCTAAACCCCAAGTCGCTTGATGAGCAGATCGCCTACGAGACCGCCATAGGCGCCTCTCCCGAGGAGCCCGTGCTTCCGGATTTGGCCCTGATCATCGTCGATGCGAGCAATCTTGAGCGGAATCTGTATCTGGCCACCCAAGTGTTGGACCTGCAAATCCCGGCCGTTATCGCGCTGAACATGCTCGACGTGGCGGCCTCTAAGGGGATCAAGGTCTATCCGCAGGTGCTGCAGGAGCGCTTGGGGGTGCCCGTGGTGCCGATCCGAGCCGATAAGGGTCGTGGAATCGCCGAGCTGCGCAGGGCGATAGAGGAGTTGCTACGCCAATCGCGTCCAGCCCCGAGCCAATGGAGGCCACCTGAGCCGGTGGAGGCCGCTTGCCGGCAGATCGATCGAGAGTGGTTCGACCCATATACGGCCTTAGATGAGCGCGTACATGTAGCAGAATCCCTGCGCGTGCTCACAGATGATCACGCCCTGGAGCGATGGGCCAGAAGGCCGCAAGGGGAGCGGTTGCGCGCCTTGGTGCATCAAGCTCGCGCCGTCTTAGAACAGGCGGGCCTGGATTGGCGCTCCGTCGAGGCTGCGTACCGATATCGTTGGCTGGAGGAGCTGGCTCAGGCAGCTACGGAGCGCGTCCGCACGGTCAGCGAAACGATCACCGACCGGCTTGATCGTGTGCTCGTACACCCATTTTGGGGGCCGGTTCTGTTTGTTGCGCTGCTTGCGCTCATTTTCCAGGCCATTTTCTCCTGGGCCGAGTATCCCATGCAGGGCATCGAGGCCCTCGTGGGATGGGCCCAGGAGCGCGCCCGCGCCCACCTGCCGGGCCCCTGGCTGGCTAGCCTGGTGGCGGACGGCATACTAGCCGGCTTCGGAGCGGTCGTCACCTTTCTACCCCAGATTATGGTGTTGTTCTTCTTCATCGGCCTGCTTGAGGATTCCGGCTACATGGCCCGGGCGGCCTTTATCATGGACCGTTTTATGTCGCGTCTGGGCCTGCATGGGCGCTCCGTAGTGCCGCTCATGAGCGGTTTCGCCTGCGCCATACCGGCCATTATGGCCACGCGCACGATCGAGAACTGGCGCGACCGGCTCATTACGATCCTCGTGGTGCCGCTTATGAGCTGTAGCGCTCGGCTTCCGGTCTACACGCTCATGATCGGGGCCTTCATCCCTGAGAAGCGCATCGCGGGCCTCTTTAGCGCGGCCGGCCTGACGCTGTTGGGTATTTACCTATTGGGTATCGTTATGGCCCTGCTGGCCGCCTGGATCATGAAGCGCCTGATTGCGCGCGAGCAGGCGCCTGTCTTCATTTTGGAGCTACCCCCATACAAGCTTCCCTCGCTTAAGCACGTGCTTTGGCAGATGGGGGACCGGGCCCAAGCTTTCGTCGTGCAGGCGGGGCCGATCATCGTGGCTATCTCGATTCTGCTTTGGTTTCTGGCGAGTTTTCCCGTCTCGGAAGAGCTCCAGCAACGCTACGCGCAGCTCAAGGCGCAGGCCCCAACGGAGGAGGCTCGTCTGAACCTGGAGCGTCAACAGGCGGCCGAGCAGCTGGAGCAAAGCTTCGCAGGACGGCTGGGGCGCCTCATAGAGCCCGTCATCGAGCCCTTGGGGTTCGACTGGAAGATCGGAATCGCCCTCATTACCTCTTTCGCCGCCCGGGAGGTCTTCGTCAGCACCATGGCGACGATCTACAGCGTTGGCGAGGCCGATGAAAACTCCCTCACCCTGCGGCAGCAGCTGCGCGAAGCCCAGGATCCCGCCACCGGACTTCCGGCATACGATTGGCTCGTAGGGCTGTGCGTGATGGTCTTCTTCGCCTTGGCCTGCCAATGTATGAGCACCGTGGCCGTGGTGCGTCGGGAGACGGGCTCCTGGAAGTGGCCGCTTCTCCTGTTGCTTTACATGAACGTTCTGGCCTACGTCGTGACCCTGTTGGTCTATCAGATCGGACGCGTCCTGGGGGCCTGA
- a CDS encoding DUF4397 domain-containing protein — MGRRLILRLATPALCLLGCQTQEEPTAWVRFVHVNPEYAATVDVWAGKKPAFVGVTYGDATSYATFLTQSSFQAFPEGRRAPALFAISPRMEAERKYSLLFLFGVPNQALVLPDDTTAPPSGQAYVRFVHAALGVGRLLVTDAPLRGGGGQPRLESPQELLITLRQAGHVTGYRAFQAGDVVLYLSPDGVRSTVSARLSLRSGSLYTVVITGSGNLQHGLPLRFRSYEHLLIP, encoded by the coding sequence ATGGGCAGACGTCTTATCCTGCGGCTGGCCACCCCGGCCCTTTGCCTTTTGGGCTGTCAGACGCAGGAAGAGCCTACGGCCTGGGTGCGGTTTGTGCACGTCAACCCAGAATACGCGGCCACGGTCGACGTATGGGCCGGCAAAAAGCCCGCCTTCGTGGGGGTCACCTACGGCGATGCCACCTCGTATGCGACCTTCTTGACGCAGAGCAGCTTTCAGGCTTTTCCGGAGGGCCGCCGCGCTCCGGCGCTTTTCGCCATAAGCCCCCGCATGGAGGCGGAGCGTAAATACTCGCTATTGTTTCTTTTTGGAGTGCCCAATCAGGCCCTCGTGCTACCAGACGATACCACGGCGCCTCCATCCGGACAGGCCTACGTGCGCTTCGTGCACGCCGCCTTAGGGGTGGGGCGGCTGCTCGTCACAGACGCCCCCCTTCGAGGCGGAGGCGGGCAGCCTCGTCTGGAGAGCCCACAGGAACTCCTCATCACGCTCCGACAAGCGGGTCACGTTACGGGCTATCGGGCCTTTCAGGCCGGAGACGTGGTGCTGTACCTAAGCCCCGATGGGGTGCGCTCAACGGTAAGCGCCCGCTTGTCGCTGCGCTCCGGCAGCCTGTATACGGTCGTGATCACCGGTAGCGGTAACCTGCAGCACGGCCTACCTTTGCGCTTCCGCTCCTACGAACACCTGCTCATTCCGTAG
- the bshC gene encoding bacillithiol biosynthesis cysteine-adding enzyme BshC, whose product MEGFSTTHIEEACSWQAIPSNTLFRAYLRAEQSLRALWLGPHYADWRAGGFAVPQDGRRAHLRALSEVLLAQVRRLGGDAQAQSAARVLAHPEALAVVTGQQVGLLGGPLYTFYKILTALQLRQAVQERHPDRPVVAVFWLEGEDHDLREVNQLAWPADGTLMRAHLQLKEERPIAMCARLLPEEISDWLGALWSRLPDTPYAGPVRSQLEAAYQPGRSWSEAFARLLYGLFADTGLVLLDPADPALKRLWEEFFVRVLREWPQVFRSLREQSERLSAQGYELPLRPRPIGLFWMEPDGERRALEPEPDARVRWRGTDRSWTQAELLDRVRIEPERISPGVALRPLAQDWLLPTVAYVAGPAEVAYWAQVLALYPHFGLRPPVVWPRLSATLLDPAALRLLERLGLRFVELFERAELLQERLLARYAPLSVPFSAARAAIEAGLEQLLAPVRELDPTLEGAWGRTRARILQELEALEVRTRRAQRRRHAELLAQLLRLLSHVAPEGELQERVWSTAYALLRWGPESLRERLTEHALNPDRHHLVRMP is encoded by the coding sequence ATGGAAGGGTTCTCGACGACGCATATCGAGGAGGCCTGTTCTTGGCAAGCAATCCCCTCCAATACGCTTTTCCGCGCCTATTTGCGGGCCGAGCAGAGCCTACGCGCCCTTTGGCTGGGTCCCCATTACGCGGATTGGCGGGCCGGCGGATTTGCGGTTCCCCAAGACGGGCGACGCGCCCATCTTCGGGCGCTTTCCGAAGTGCTCCTGGCGCAGGTGCGTCGGCTCGGGGGAGACGCGCAGGCCCAATCGGCGGCGCGCGTTCTAGCCCATCCTGAGGCTCTGGCCGTGGTAACGGGCCAGCAGGTCGGTCTGCTGGGAGGGCCGTTGTACACGTTCTACAAGATCCTCACCGCGCTGCAGCTGCGCCAGGCCGTGCAGGAACGGCATCCGGATCGGCCTGTGGTGGCCGTCTTTTGGCTTGAGGGGGAGGATCATGATCTGCGCGAGGTCAATCAGCTGGCCTGGCCCGCCGATGGGACCCTGATGCGGGCCCATCTTCAGCTCAAGGAGGAGCGTCCCATAGCCATGTGCGCGCGCCTGTTGCCTGAGGAGATCTCCGATTGGCTGGGCGCGCTTTGGAGCCGGCTGCCCGATACCCCCTATGCTGGGCCGGTGCGCTCTCAACTGGAGGCCGCCTACCAGCCGGGGCGTTCTTGGAGTGAGGCGTTTGCGCGCTTGTTGTACGGCCTTTTTGCGGATACCGGACTGGTGCTGCTTGATCCGGCTGATCCGGCTCTTAAGAGGCTTTGGGAGGAGTTTTTCGTGCGCGTCCTTCGAGAGTGGCCCCAGGTCTTCCGGTCGCTGCGGGAGCAGTCCGAGCGCCTCAGCGCCCAAGGCTATGAACTGCCGCTTCGCCCGCGACCGATAGGCCTGTTTTGGATGGAGCCCGACGGGGAGCGACGGGCCCTGGAGCCGGAGCCCGATGCGCGGGTGCGCTGGCGCGGCACAGATCGCAGCTGGACGCAGGCGGAACTATTGGATCGCGTCCGCATTGAGCCGGAGCGCATAAGCCCCGGGGTCGCCTTGCGGCCCCTGGCGCAAGATTGGTTGCTGCCTACGGTGGCCTACGTGGCCGGCCCGGCTGAGGTGGCTTACTGGGCCCAAGTTCTGGCCCTGTATCCGCACTTTGGGCTTAGACCGCCCGTGGTGTGGCCACGCCTGAGCGCGACGCTCTTAGATCCCGCAGCCCTGCGTCTGTTGGAACGACTGGGGTTGCGGTTTGTCGAGCTCTTTGAGCGCGCGGAGCTGTTGCAGGAGCGCCTGCTGGCCCGGTACGCCCCCTTGTCTGTTCCCTTCTCGGCCGCGCGCGCGGCCATCGAGGCTGGCCTGGAGCAGTTGCTCGCCCCCGTGCGGGAGCTGGATCCCACGCTTGAGGGAGCTTGGGGGCGGACCCGAGCGCGTATTCTCCAGGAGCTGGAGGCGCTAGAGGTGCGCACCCGGCGCGCGCAACGGCGTCGTCACGCCGAGCTGCTTGCGCAGCTACTGCGGCTGCTGTCCCATGTTGCGCCCGAAGGGGAGCTACAGGAACGCGTCTGGAGCACCGCATACGCCCTGCTGCGCTGGGGGCCGGAATCGCTCCGGGAGCGGCTTACGGAGCACGCCCTGAATCCAGA